The Enterobacter kobei genome has a segment encoding these proteins:
- the degQ gene encoding serine endoprotease DegQ, whose protein sequence is MKKKNQLLSALALSVGLSLSASFPASAALPSQVPGQAAIPSLAPMLEKVLPAVVSVQVEGTAVQSQRVPEELKKYFGDEGPDQQAQPFEGLGSGVIIDAAKGYILTNNHVISQADKISVQLNDGREFDAKLIGGDDQSDIALLQVQNPSNLTQIAIADSDKLRVGDFAVAVGNPFGLGQTATSGIISALGRSGLNLEGLENFIQTDASINRGNSGGALLNLNGELIGINTAILAPGGGSIGIGFAIPSNMAKTLAQQLIQFGEVKRGLLGIKGMEMSADIAKAFNINVQRGAFVSEVLPNSGSAKAGIKSGDVIVSLNDKPLSSFAELRSRIATTEPGAKVKLGLIRDGKPLNVEVTLDKSTSSSASAELIAPALQGATLSDGQLKDGTKGIRIDTVEKSSPAAQAGLHQEDVIIGVNRNRVQSIAELRKVLESKPAVIALQVMRGNESIYILLR, encoded by the coding sequence ATGAAGAAAAAAAACCAGCTGTTGAGCGCTTTAGCGTTAAGTGTCGGGTTATCCCTCTCGGCGTCCTTCCCTGCCAGTGCGGCGTTGCCCTCACAGGTGCCGGGACAAGCAGCCATTCCAAGCCTCGCGCCGATGCTGGAAAAAGTGTTGCCTGCGGTTGTCAGCGTGCAGGTTGAAGGCACGGCAGTACAAAGCCAGCGCGTACCGGAAGAACTGAAAAAATATTTTGGCGATGAGGGCCCTGACCAGCAGGCACAACCCTTTGAAGGTCTGGGTTCCGGCGTCATTATTGATGCGGCCAAAGGCTATATCCTGACCAACAATCATGTCATCAGCCAGGCCGATAAAATCAGCGTACAGCTGAACGATGGTCGCGAATTTGACGCCAAACTGATTGGCGGCGATGACCAGAGTGACATCGCACTGCTGCAGGTACAAAACCCGAGCAACCTGACCCAGATTGCCATTGCGGATTCCGACAAACTCCGCGTCGGTGATTTTGCCGTTGCCGTGGGCAACCCCTTTGGTTTAGGACAAACCGCCACCTCCGGCATTATCTCTGCGCTGGGGCGTAGCGGCCTGAATCTGGAAGGTCTGGAAAACTTTATCCAGACCGATGCCTCGATCAACCGCGGGAACTCCGGCGGGGCGTTGCTCAACCTTAACGGTGAGCTGATTGGGATTAACACAGCGATACTGGCGCCGGGCGGCGGCAGTATCGGGATCGGCTTTGCTATCCCGAGCAATATGGCCAAAACGCTGGCACAGCAGCTTATCCAGTTTGGCGAAGTCAAACGCGGGCTGTTGGGTATCAAAGGCATGGAGATGAGTGCGGATATTGCGAAAGCGTTCAATATTAACGTGCAGCGTGGTGCTTTTGTCAGTGAAGTGCTGCCAAACTCCGGCTCGGCAAAAGCAGGCATCAAATCAGGCGATGTAATCGTCAGCCTCAACGATAAGCCATTGAGCAGCTTTGCTGAATTGCGCTCGCGTATTGCCACGACTGAGCCCGGTGCGAAGGTGAAACTCGGTCTGATCCGTGACGGTAAGCCGTTGAACGTCGAAGTGACGCTGGATAAGAGTACCTCGTCATCGGCCAGCGCGGAGCTTATCGCCCCTGCGCTGCAAGGGGCAACGTTGAGCGACGGGCAACTGAAAGACGGTACGAAAGGCATTCGCATCGACACCGTTGAGAAGAGCAGCCCTGCCGCGCAGGCCGGATTGCATCAGGAAGACGTCATCATTGGCGTAAACCGTAATCGCGTGCAATCCATCGCTGAACTTCGCAAAGTGCTGGAGAGCAAGCCGGCGGTCATTGCCCTGCAGGTGATGCGCGGCAATGAGTCCATCTACATTCTGTTGCGCTAA
- the degS gene encoding outer membrane-stress sensor serine endopeptidase DegS, with protein sequence MLSKLLRSIVIGLIVAGLLLLAMPSLRQFNKLSAPQFDSADETPATYNTAVRRAAPAVVNVYNRGLNSSAHNQLEIRTLGSGVIMDERGYIITNKHVINDADQIIVALQDGRVFEALLVGSDSLTDLAVLKINATGGLPVIPINRKRTPHIGDVVLAIGNPYNLGQTITQGIISATGRIGLNPSGRQNFLQTDASINHGNSGGALVNSLGELMGINTLSFDKSNDGETPEGIGFAIPFQLATKIMDKLIRDGRVIRGYIGIGGREIAPMHTQGGGIDQIQGIVVNEVSPGGPAANAGIQVNDVIVSVNGTPAVSALETMDQVAEIRPGSIIPVEVMRNDKKLTLHVTVQEYPATN encoded by the coding sequence ATGCTTTCAAAGCTCTTACGTTCCATTGTTATCGGTTTGATTGTCGCTGGCCTGCTGCTGCTGGCGATGCCGTCTTTGCGTCAGTTCAATAAACTGTCCGCTCCCCAGTTCGACAGCGCGGATGAAACGCCAGCAACCTATAACACGGCCGTTCGCCGTGCCGCCCCTGCCGTGGTTAACGTTTATAACCGCGGCCTCAATAGCTCGGCCCATAACCAGCTTGAGATCCGCACGCTGGGCTCCGGGGTGATTATGGACGAGCGCGGCTACATTATTACCAACAAACATGTGATCAACGATGCCGACCAAATCATCGTTGCCCTGCAGGATGGCCGCGTGTTTGAAGCATTGCTGGTGGGTTCTGACAGCCTGACCGACCTTGCCGTGCTCAAAATCAATGCCACCGGGGGTTTGCCGGTCATTCCGATTAACCGCAAACGCACGCCACACATTGGCGACGTGGTCCTGGCTATTGGTAACCCTTACAACCTCGGCCAGACGATCACGCAGGGGATTATCAGCGCAACCGGTCGAATTGGCCTTAACCCGTCAGGGCGGCAGAATTTCCTGCAAACCGATGCGTCAATCAACCACGGTAACTCGGGTGGCGCGCTGGTTAACTCGCTGGGCGAACTGATGGGCATCAATACCCTCTCGTTCGATAAGAGCAACGACGGCGAGACGCCGGAGGGGATCGGCTTTGCTATTCCCTTCCAGCTGGCGACCAAGATTATGGATAAGCTGATTCGCGACGGGCGCGTCATCCGCGGCTATATCGGCATTGGCGGGCGCGAAATTGCACCGATGCATACCCAGGGCGGCGGTATCGATCAGATTCAGGGCATTGTGGTCAACGAGGTATCGCCTGGCGGTCCGGCGGCTAACGCGGGGATTCAGGTGAATGATGTCATTGTCTCGGTTAACGGCACACCGGCCGTCTCTGCCCTGGAGACGATGGACCAGGTGGCAGAAATTCGTCCGGGTTCGATCATCCCTGTTGAAGTCATGCGTAACGATAAAAAACTGACGCTGCATGTGACGGTTCAGGAATATCCGGCAACAAACTGA
- the mdh gene encoding malate dehydrogenase — protein MKVAVLGAAGGIGQALALLLKTQLPSGSELSLYDIAPVTPGVAVDLSHIPTAVKIKGFSGEDARPALQGADVVLISAGVARKPGMDRSDLFNVNAGIVKNLVQQIAEVCPKACIGIITNPVNTTVAIAAEVLKKAGVYDKNKLFGVTTLDIIRSNTFVAELKGKQPTEVEVPVIGGHSGVTILPLLSQIPGVSFTEQEVADLTKRIQNAGTEVVEAKAGGGSATLSMGQAAARFGLSLVRALQGEKGVVECAYVEGDGEHARFFSQPLLLGKNGIEERKSIGTLSAFEQNAMEGMLDTLKKDITLGEEFVNK, from the coding sequence ATGAAAGTCGCAGTCCTCGGCGCTGCTGGTGGTATCGGCCAGGCGCTTGCCCTACTACTGAAAACCCAACTGCCTTCAGGCTCAGAACTCTCCCTGTACGATATTGCTCCGGTAACCCCAGGTGTGGCGGTTGACCTGAGCCACATCCCGACAGCTGTAAAAATCAAAGGCTTCTCCGGTGAAGATGCACGTCCTGCACTGCAGGGTGCTGATGTGGTGCTGATTTCTGCAGGCGTGGCGCGTAAGCCAGGCATGGATCGTTCAGATCTGTTCAACGTCAACGCGGGCATCGTGAAAAACCTGGTGCAGCAGATCGCTGAAGTCTGCCCGAAAGCGTGCATCGGCATCATCACTAACCCAGTGAACACCACCGTCGCTATCGCGGCAGAAGTGCTGAAGAAAGCAGGTGTTTACGATAAAAACAAACTGTTCGGCGTGACCACGCTGGATATCATCCGTTCCAACACCTTTGTTGCTGAGCTGAAAGGCAAACAGCCAACAGAAGTGGAAGTGCCTGTCATTGGCGGTCACTCTGGTGTCACCATTCTGCCTCTGCTGTCGCAGATCCCAGGCGTGAGCTTTACCGAGCAGGAAGTGGCTGACCTGACCAAACGTATCCAGAACGCGGGCACCGAAGTGGTGGAAGCGAAGGCGGGTGGCGGTTCTGCAACGCTGTCTATGGGCCAGGCGGCGGCACGTTTCGGTCTGTCACTGGTTCGCGCTCTGCAGGGCGAAAAAGGCGTTGTTGAATGCGCTTACGTTGAAGGCGATGGCGAACATGCCCGCTTCTTCTCTCAGCCGCTGCTGCTGGGTAAAAATGGTATTGAAGAACGTAAGTCTATCGGTACGCTGAGCGCGTTTGAGCAAAACGCGATGGAAGGCATGCTGGATACGCTGAAGAAAGATATCACGCTGGGCGAAGAGTTCGTTAATAAGTAA
- the argR gene encoding transcriptional regulator ArgR, which yields MRSSSKQEELVKAFKALLKEEKFSSQGEIVQALQEQGFDNINQSKVSRMLTKFGAVRTRNAKMEMVYCLLAELGVPTTSSPLKNLVLDIDYNDAVVVIHTSPGAAQLIARMLDSLGKTEGILGTIAGDDTIFTTPASGFSVKDLHEAILVLFEQEL from the coding sequence ATGCGAAGCTCGTCTAAGCAAGAAGAATTAGTAAAGGCGTTTAAAGCGCTACTCAAAGAAGAGAAATTCAGTTCTCAGGGAGAAATTGTTCAGGCGCTGCAGGAACAAGGTTTCGATAACATCAATCAGTCGAAAGTCTCCCGCATGTTAACGAAGTTTGGCGCGGTACGTACCCGTAACGCGAAGATGGAGATGGTCTATTGCCTGCTGGCTGAACTTGGCGTGCCGACCACTTCCAGCCCCCTCAAAAATCTGGTTCTGGATATCGACTATAACGACGCCGTGGTGGTGATCCACACAAGCCCTGGTGCCGCACAGCTGATTGCCCGCATGCTGGACTCGTTAGGTAAAACGGAGGGCATCCTGGGTACCATCGCAGGCGACGACACCATTTTTACCACCCCGGCCAGCGGTTTCTCCGTAAAAGATCTCCACGAAGCGATTCTGGTTCTGTTCGAACAGGAACTGTAA
- the yhcN gene encoding peroxide/acid stress response protein YhcN, which yields MKIKTTVAALSVLSVLSFGAFAADAINADQAQSREAIGTVSVGAVGTSPMDMHEMLNKKAEEKGASSYRIIEARSGDHWHATAELYK from the coding sequence ATGAAAATCAAAACTACTGTAGCGGCGCTGAGCGTCCTGTCTGTCCTGTCCTTCGGTGCTTTCGCGGCTGACGCTATTAATGCTGACCAGGCACAATCCCGTGAGGCAATCGGTACGGTTTCGGTCGGTGCAGTCGGCACGTCGCCAATGGACATGCATGAAATGCTGAACAAAAAAGCGGAAGAAAAAGGTGCATCATCTTATCGCATCATCGAAGCGCGTTCCGGTGACCACTGGCACGCAACCGCAGAGCTGTACAAATAA
- the yhcN gene encoding peroxide/acid stress response protein YhcN: MKTKLIIATLGLASVLSFGASAAVQQVNADQAQNLQRMGSVSVTSVTGSPMDIRQELAAKAEKAGASSYRVTELNQGDHWHATAELYK; the protein is encoded by the coding sequence ATGAAAACCAAATTGATCATCGCAACCCTCGGTCTGGCATCCGTTCTCTCTTTCGGCGCAAGCGCAGCCGTACAGCAAGTGAATGCCGACCAGGCACAAAATCTGCAGCGTATGGGCAGCGTATCCGTCACGTCGGTCACCGGCTCACCGATGGATATCCGTCAGGAACTTGCCGCCAAAGCTGAAAAAGCAGGCGCCAGCAGCTATCGCGTCACCGAACTGAATCAGGGTGACCACTGGCATGCCACGGCAGAACTGTATAAATAA
- a CDS encoding barstar family protein, with product MKTYTFDFDEIDSQEDFYREFTRVFDLEQQSVTNLDTLWDVVTGSLLPLPLEIEFIHLPDKLRRRFGALILLFDEAEEELEGQLRFNARH from the coding sequence ATGAAAACCTATACCTTTGATTTTGATGAGATAGACAGTCAGGAAGACTTCTACCGGGAATTTACACGGGTGTTTGATCTTGAACAACAAAGCGTGACGAACCTGGATACGCTGTGGGATGTGGTAACCGGCAGTCTGTTGCCGCTACCGCTGGAAATAGAGTTTATCCATCTGCCCGATAAGCTGCGCAGACGTTTCGGGGCGCTGATATTACTGTTCGATGAAGCGGAAGAAGAGCTGGAAGGACAACTGCGTTTCAATGCTCGCCACTGA
- a CDS encoding NAD-dependent succinate-semialdehyde dehydrogenase — protein sequence MTTQALQDNTLFQTGYLVNGLWKPLDTTFDVLNPATGEVIARVAKAGKAETEAAIAAATQAFPAWRAKTAKERSAILYRWYELIIENKSWLGRLMTTEQGKPLKEAEGEVEYAASFIQWFAEEAKRANGEIIPPIKPGSRILATREPIGVVAAITPWNFPMAMLTRKLGPALAAGCTGVIKPANNTPLSAFALLTLAKQAGVPDGVLNAVAGNTHEISDAIMASRDVRKISFTGSTSVGKTLVRNAAETMKKVSMELGGNAPYIVFEDADIDAAVKGAIANKFRNAGQVCVSVNRFYIQETVYDKFVNKLADAVKALKVGNGLEDGVVVGPLIEGAAVDKVREHVDDAVARGATVLAGGKPHSLGGNFWMPTVLGDCHEGMKLAEEETFGPVAACFRFTSEDEVIQRANNTPYGLAAYFYTQNLSRVFRVSQAIESGMIGINECAVSTELGPFGGVKESGLGREGSVLGLEEYLEVKTLHIGGL from the coding sequence ATGACGACCCAGGCGCTTCAGGACAATACCCTTTTTCAGACCGGCTATCTGGTTAACGGCCTCTGGAAACCGCTGGATACGACGTTTGATGTGCTTAACCCGGCTACCGGGGAAGTCATCGCCCGCGTCGCGAAAGCCGGCAAAGCAGAGACCGAAGCAGCAATTGCTGCCGCCACCCAGGCTTTCCCTGCATGGCGCGCCAAAACCGCGAAAGAGCGTTCGGCCATTCTTTACCGCTGGTACGAACTGATTATTGAGAATAAAAGCTGGCTCGGACGGCTAATGACCACCGAACAGGGTAAGCCCCTGAAAGAAGCGGAAGGTGAAGTGGAGTACGCCGCCAGCTTTATCCAGTGGTTTGCCGAAGAGGCCAAGCGTGCGAACGGTGAAATTATTCCGCCGATCAAACCCGGCTCGCGCATTCTGGCGACCCGTGAACCGATAGGTGTTGTCGCGGCTATCACGCCGTGGAACTTCCCGATGGCGATGCTCACCCGCAAGTTAGGCCCGGCGCTGGCAGCCGGATGCACCGGGGTAATCAAACCGGCCAATAACACGCCGCTCAGCGCTTTTGCGCTGCTGACGCTGGCAAAACAGGCCGGCGTACCGGATGGGGTACTCAACGCAGTCGCCGGGAATACGCACGAAATCAGCGACGCGATTATGGCCAGCCGGGACGTGCGAAAAATCTCCTTCACCGGCTCGACATCGGTTGGCAAAACGCTGGTGCGTAACGCCGCAGAAACCATGAAAAAAGTCTCGATGGAGCTGGGGGGAAATGCTCCGTACATCGTCTTTGAGGATGCAGACATCGACGCGGCTGTGAAAGGCGCGATCGCCAATAAGTTTCGCAATGCCGGGCAGGTCTGCGTCAGCGTGAACCGCTTCTATATTCAGGAAACCGTCTACGACAAATTCGTGAATAAACTCGCTGATGCGGTGAAGGCGCTGAAGGTGGGAAATGGTCTTGAGGACGGCGTCGTCGTCGGGCCGTTGATTGAAGGTGCAGCGGTCGACAAGGTACGTGAACATGTTGACGACGCTGTTGCGCGTGGCGCGACCGTGCTGGCGGGCGGTAAACCTCATTCCCTTGGCGGCAATTTCTGGATGCCAACCGTACTGGGGGACTGTCATGAAGGGATGAAGCTGGCAGAAGAGGAGACGTTTGGCCCGGTCGCGGCGTGCTTCCGTTTCACTTCAGAAGATGAAGTCATCCAGCGTGCCAACAACACGCCTTATGGTCTGGCGGCGTACTTCTATACACAGAATCTCTCGCGGGTCTTCCGCGTTTCACAGGCAATTGAAAGCGGAATGATTGGGATTAACGAGTGCGCCGTCTCCACAGAGCTGGGGCCCTTTGGCGGCGTGAAAGAATCCGGCCTGGGGCGTGAGGGATCGGTGCTGGGGCTGGAAGAGTATCTGGAAGTTAAAACCCTGCATATCGGGGGATTATAA
- the aaeB gene encoding p-hydroxybenzoic acid efflux pump subunit AaeB, whose protein sequence is MGIFSIASQHIRFAVKLACAIVLALFVGFHFQLETPRWAVLTAAIVAAGPAFAAGGEPYSGAIRYRGMLRIIGTFIGCFAALTIIILMIRTPLLMLMVCCIWAGFCTWISSLVKVENSYAWGLAGYTALIIIITIQSEPLLAPQFAVERCSEIVIGIVSAIVADLLFSPRSIKQEVDRELDALIVAQYQLMQLCIKHGDSEEVDNAWSGLVRRTQALEGMRSNLNMESSRWARANRRLKALNTVSLTLITQACETYLIQNTRPEAVTDTFRELFSEPVETVQDVHKQLKRMRRVIAWTGERDTPVTIYTWVGAATRYLLLKRGVIGNTKISAAEEEVLQGEVVIKAESAERHHAMVNFWRTTLACMLGTLFWLWTGWTSGSGAMVMIAVVTALAMRLPNPRMVAVDFLYGTIAALPIGALYFLVIIPSTQQSMLLLCISLAVMAFFIGIEVQKRRLGSLGALASTINIIVLDNPMTFHFSQFLDSALGQLVGCFLAMMVILLVRDNSQARTGRVLLNQFVSAAVSSMTTNTARRKENHLPALYQQLFLLLNKFPGDIAKFRLALTMIIAHQRLRSAPVPINDDLSAWHRQLRRTADHVLSASSDDKRRRYFTQLLEELDIYQEKLKHWDAPLQVTEPVGRLALMLRRYQNALTDN, encoded by the coding sequence ATGGGTATCTTTTCCATCGCCAGCCAGCACATTCGCTTCGCCGTGAAGCTGGCCTGTGCCATTGTGCTGGCGCTGTTTGTTGGCTTTCACTTCCAGCTTGAAACCCCTCGCTGGGCGGTCCTGACGGCTGCAATAGTTGCGGCGGGTCCTGCCTTTGCCGCTGGCGGGGAACCCTATTCTGGCGCGATCCGCTATCGTGGGATGCTGCGTATCATCGGGACGTTTATCGGCTGTTTCGCAGCACTCACCATTATTATTCTGATGATCCGCACGCCATTGTTGATGCTGATGGTGTGCTGTATCTGGGCGGGTTTCTGCACCTGGATTTCGTCTCTGGTGAAAGTGGAAAACTCCTACGCCTGGGGGCTGGCGGGTTATACCGCGCTGATTATTATCATCACCATTCAGTCTGAACCTTTGCTCGCGCCGCAGTTTGCAGTGGAGCGCTGCAGCGAGATTGTGATCGGTATTGTGAGTGCGATTGTCGCTGACCTGCTTTTCTCTCCACGCTCCATCAAACAGGAAGTCGACCGTGAACTTGACGCGCTGATCGTTGCCCAGTACCAGCTGATGCAGCTGTGCATTAAGCATGGCGACAGTGAAGAGGTGGATAACGCCTGGAGCGGGCTGGTTCGCCGGACGCAGGCGCTGGAGGGGATGCGTAGCAACCTCAACATGGAGTCCTCGCGCTGGGCCCGTGCGAACCGCCGCCTGAAAGCCCTCAATACTGTCTCCCTGACGCTGATTACCCAGGCGTGCGAAACGTATCTCATCCAGAACACCCGTCCGGAAGCGGTCACCGATACGTTCCGTGAGCTGTTTTCCGAGCCGGTGGAAACCGTGCAGGACGTGCATAAACAGCTTAAGCGTATGCGTCGGGTGATCGCCTGGACCGGGGAGCGCGACACGCCGGTGACCATCTACACCTGGGTCGGGGCCGCGACGCGCTATCTGCTGCTGAAACGTGGCGTGATCGGCAACACCAAAATTAGCGCGGCGGAAGAAGAGGTCCTCCAGGGTGAAGTGGTCATCAAGGCCGAATCTGCCGAACGTCACCACGCGATGGTCAACTTCTGGCGTACCACGCTTGCCTGTATGCTCGGTACGCTGTTCTGGTTGTGGACAGGCTGGACGTCTGGCAGCGGCGCGATGGTGATGATTGCCGTTGTGACCGCACTGGCGATGCGTCTGCCTAACCCGCGTATGGTTGCCGTTGATTTCCTCTACGGTACCATTGCCGCCCTGCCGATAGGGGCGCTCTATTTCCTGGTCATCATCCCGTCGACGCAACAAAGCATGTTGCTGCTCTGTATTAGCCTGGCGGTGATGGCGTTCTTTATCGGCATTGAAGTGCAAAAGCGTCGCCTGGGATCGCTAGGGGCGCTGGCGAGTACGATTAACATCATCGTGCTCGATAACCCGATGACTTTCCATTTCAGCCAATTCCTCGACAGCGCGCTGGGCCAGCTGGTGGGCTGTTTCCTGGCGATGATGGTCATTCTGCTGGTGCGAGATAACTCACAGGCGCGGACGGGGCGTGTGTTATTGAATCAGTTTGTTTCTGCCGCCGTGTCGTCGATGACCACCAATACGGCGCGTCGTAAAGAGAACCACCTCCCGGCGCTCTATCAGCAGCTGTTTTTACTGCTGAACAAGTTTCCGGGCGACATCGCGAAGTTCCGCCTGGCGTTAACCATGATTATCGCGCACCAGCGTCTGCGCAGTGCACCGGTGCCGATCAACGACGATCTCTCCGCCTGGCACCGTCAGCTGCGTCGTACCGCGGACCATGTGCTTTCCGCCAGCAGTGATGACAAACGTCGCCGTTACTTTACGCAGCTGCTTGAAGAGCTCGATATCTATCAGGAAAAGCTTAAGCACTGGGATGCACCGCTTCAGGTCACCGAACCGGTAGGGCGGCTGGCGCTGATGCTGCGTCGCTATCAAAATGCCCTCACCGATAACTGA
- the aaeA gene encoding p-hydroxybenzoic acid efflux pump subunit AaeA encodes MKTLTRKISRTAITMALVILAFIAIFRAWVYYTESPWTRDARFSADVVAIAPDVAGLITAVNVHDNQLVKKDQVLFTIDQPRYQKALEEAEADVAYYQALASEKRREAGRRNQLGVQAMSREEIDQSNNVLQTVLHQLAKAQATRDLAKLDLERTVIRAPSDGWVTNLNVYAGEFITRGSTAVALVKQNSFYVLAYMEETKLEGVRPGYRAEITPLGSNRVFKGTVDSVAAGVTNSSSSNDTKGMATVDSNLEWVRLAQRVPVRIHLDEQQGNLWPAGTTATVVITGEKDRDASQDSFFRKIAHRLREFG; translated from the coding sequence GTGAAAACGCTAACAAGAAAAATCTCCCGCACTGCCATCACGATGGCCCTGGTTATCCTCGCCTTCATCGCTATTTTTCGTGCCTGGGTCTATTACACCGAATCACCGTGGACGCGTGATGCGCGCTTCAGCGCGGATGTCGTGGCCATCGCCCCCGATGTGGCTGGTCTAATCACGGCGGTGAATGTTCACGATAACCAGCTGGTGAAAAAAGATCAGGTTCTGTTCACCATCGACCAGCCTCGTTACCAGAAGGCGCTGGAAGAAGCGGAAGCAGATGTCGCCTATTACCAGGCGCTGGCATCGGAAAAACGCCGTGAGGCGGGCCGCCGTAACCAGTTGGGCGTTCAGGCCATGTCCCGTGAAGAGATAGACCAGTCTAACAACGTGCTGCAAACCGTGCTGCACCAGCTGGCGAAAGCGCAAGCCACGCGCGATCTCGCTAAGCTCGATCTGGAGCGCACCGTGATCCGCGCGCCATCCGACGGCTGGGTCACTAACCTCAATGTCTATGCCGGGGAGTTTATTACCCGTGGCTCCACTGCCGTGGCGCTGGTTAAACAGAACTCCTTCTACGTGCTCGCCTATATGGAAGAGACCAAGCTGGAAGGCGTGCGTCCGGGTTATCGTGCGGAAATCACGCCGCTGGGCAGTAACCGCGTCTTCAAAGGTACCGTCGACAGTGTCGCTGCAGGGGTGACCAACTCCAGCAGCTCTAACGATACCAAAGGAATGGCGACGGTGGATTCCAACCTGGAATGGGTGCGTCTGGCGCAGCGTGTGCCGGTACGTATTCACCTTGATGAACAGCAGGGCAACCTGTGGCCGGCGGGGACCACGGCGACGGTGGTGATCACCGGTGAAAAAGATCGGGATGCCAGCCAGGACTCCTTCTTCCGTAAAATTGCCCATCGCCTGCGCGAGTTTGGTTAA
- the aaeX gene encoding p-hydroxybenzoic acid efflux pump operon protein AaeX produces the protein MSLFPVIVVFGLSFPPIFFELLLSLAIFWLVRKVLVPTGIYDFVWHPALFNTALYCCLFYLISRMFV, from the coding sequence ATGAGTCTGTTTCCCGTTATCGTGGTGTTCGGTCTGTCGTTCCCACCGATATTTTTCGAGCTACTTTTATCACTGGCGATCTTCTGGCTGGTGCGCAAGGTGCTGGTCCCTACCGGGATTTACGATTTCGTCTGGCACCCTGCATTGTTCAATACCGCGCTGTATTGCTGCCTGTTTTACCTGATATCGCGCATGTTTGTCTGA
- the aaeR gene encoding HTH-type transcriptional activator AaeR, giving the protein MERLKRMSVFAKVVELGSFTAAARQLQMSVSSISQTVSKLEDELQVKLLNRSTRSIGLTEAGKIYYQGCRRMMHEVQDVHEQLYAFNNTPIGTLRIGCSSTMAQNVLAAMTADMLKEYPGLTVNLVTGIPAPDLIADGLDVVIRVGALQDSSLFSRRLGSMPMVVCASKSYLAQYGVPEKPADLTNHSWLEYSVRPDNEFELIAPEGISTRLLPEGRFVTNDPMTISRWLVAGAGIAYVPLMWVINEINSGVLEILFPRYQSDPRPVYALYTEKDKLPLKVQVCINYLTDYFVDVAELFQGMRGRRKE; this is encoded by the coding sequence ATGGAACGTTTAAAACGCATGTCGGTCTTCGCCAAAGTGGTTGAACTGGGTTCGTTTACCGCCGCGGCACGTCAGCTTCAGATGAGCGTATCATCCATTAGCCAGACGGTCTCTAAACTGGAAGATGAGCTACAGGTCAAGCTGCTCAACCGCAGTACCCGCAGCATTGGGCTGACGGAGGCGGGTAAAATTTACTATCAGGGCTGCCGACGCATGATGCACGAAGTACAAGACGTCCATGAACAGCTCTACGCCTTTAACAACACCCCGATCGGCACACTCCGTATAGGGTGTTCTTCAACTATGGCACAAAATGTACTCGCTGCCATGACCGCGGATATGCTGAAGGAGTACCCCGGGCTTACCGTCAATCTGGTGACGGGTATCCCGGCGCCGGATCTGATCGCCGATGGTCTGGACGTGGTGATCCGCGTGGGGGCGTTGCAGGATTCCAGCCTCTTCTCGCGTCGACTGGGCAGCATGCCGATGGTTGTCTGCGCCTCGAAAAGCTATCTTGCGCAGTACGGCGTTCCGGAGAAACCCGCGGATCTCACCAACCACTCCTGGCTGGAGTACAGCGTGCGACCCGACAATGAATTCGAGCTGATTGCCCCGGAGGGGATCTCCACCCGGCTGCTGCCGGAAGGACGATTCGTCACTAACGATCCGATGACCATTTCGCGCTGGCTGGTGGCCGGTGCGGGGATCGCCTACGTCCCGTTGATGTGGGTGATCAATGAGATCAACAGCGGCGTGCTGGAGATCCTTTTCCCTCGCTATCAATCCGATCCGCGCCCGGTCTACGCCCTGTATACCGAAAAGGACAAGCTGCCGCTCAAAGTGCAGGTGTGTATCAACTATCTGACCGACTATTTTGTGGACGTGGCGGAGCTGTTTCAGGGGATGCGGGGAAGAAGAAAGGAATAA